In a genomic window of Halostella litorea:
- the pstC gene encoding phosphate ABC transporter permease subunit PstC: MSGANAPDLSRDGGRSRREAVIRVVFFTCAVLSVLTTVGILLTLLGDSVTFFSEVSPVEFLTGTTWSPANDPIQFGVLPLVTGTLVITFGAAVVALPIGLLTAIYLSEYASERARKVLKPALEVLAGVPTVVYGYFALVYITPALGVLFPSIDTFNALSASIIVGIMIIPMVSSISEDAMSAVPDSLRNASYGLGATKFTVSTSVVVPASISGIASSYILALSRAIGETMAVTIAAGNTPRLVDLTDPAGVFLNSIQTMTAAMVQLGASDVTGQSLSYKSLFAVGLTLFVITFAMNLVSEWIASRYREEYR, translated from the coding sequence ATGAGCGGCGCGAACGCGCCCGACCTCTCCCGCGACGGGGGCCGGAGCAGGCGGGAGGCCGTGATACGGGTCGTCTTCTTCACCTGTGCCGTCCTCTCCGTGCTGACGACCGTCGGCATCCTGCTGACGCTGCTCGGGGACTCGGTAACGTTCTTCTCGGAGGTGTCCCCCGTCGAGTTCCTGACCGGGACGACCTGGAGCCCGGCCAACGACCCGATCCAGTTCGGCGTGTTGCCGCTGGTGACGGGGACGCTCGTGATCACGTTCGGCGCGGCCGTCGTGGCGCTGCCGATCGGCCTGCTGACGGCGATCTACCTCAGCGAGTACGCCAGCGAGCGCGCCCGGAAGGTGCTGAAGCCCGCGCTGGAGGTGCTTGCGGGCGTGCCCACGGTCGTCTACGGCTACTTCGCGCTGGTGTACATCACGCCGGCGCTGGGCGTCCTCTTTCCCTCCATCGACACGTTCAACGCGCTCTCGGCCTCCATCATCGTCGGCATCATGATCATCCCGATGGTCTCCTCGATAAGCGAGGACGCGATGAGCGCGGTGCCGGACTCGCTCCGGAACGCGAGCTACGGGCTGGGAGCCACGAAGTTCACCGTCTCGACGAGCGTCGTCGTGCCGGCCTCCATCTCGGGCATCGCCTCGTCGTACATCCTCGCGCTCTCGCGGGCCATCGGCGAGACGATGGCGGTCACGATCGCGGCGGGCAACACCCCCCGGCTGGTCGACCTGACCGACCCGGCGGGCGTGTTCCTCAACTCCATCCAGACGATGACCGCGGCGATGGTCCAGCTCGGCGCGAGCGACGTGACCGGCCAGTCGCTGTCGTACAAGAGCCTCTTCGCGGTCGGGCTCACGCTGTTTGTCATCACCTTCGCCATGAACCTCGTCAGTGAGTGGATCGCATCGCGGTACAGGGAGGAGTACAGATAA
- a CDS encoding molybdopterin molybdotransferase MoeA — translation MSDPTDAGFKDRTRLDEARATLREAVSGTDRTERVPLTAADGRVVAERVTAERPVPHYRRAAMDGYAVRAADTFGASDRSPAVLRPADAVGPDRATRVHTGSELPEGADAVVMVEHVEAVGGDLEVFDAVAEGENVAPVGEDVSAGRTLYEPGHRLRPSDLGMLKSVGVDEVAVYDRPSVGVIPTGEELVQRDPDPGEVIETNGLTVSRYVERWGGRAEYRDVVTDDRAALRAAVQRDLTKDVVVTTGGSSVGERDLIPEVVADLGEVLVHGVALKPGHPVAFGVVEDTPVLMLPGYPVACIVNAVQFLRPALKRAGRLPLHDHPTVEARLDRKIPSEPGTRTFARVSLEERDGERVAVPTRASGSGVLSSVALADGWVEIADGREGVAAGETVAVQDWEWSA, via the coding sequence ATGAGCGACCCCACGGACGCCGGGTTCAAGGACCGGACCCGGCTGGACGAGGCGCGCGCGACGCTCCGGGAGGCCGTCTCGGGGACGGACCGGACCGAGCGCGTCCCGCTTACGGCGGCCGACGGCCGGGTCGTCGCCGAGCGGGTGACCGCCGAGCGGCCGGTGCCCCACTACCGCCGGGCGGCGATGGACGGCTACGCGGTGCGGGCGGCCGACACCTTCGGCGCGAGCGACCGCTCCCCGGCGGTGCTCCGCCCCGCCGACGCGGTCGGCCCGGACCGGGCGACGCGGGTCCACACGGGGAGCGAACTCCCCGAGGGGGCCGACGCCGTCGTCATGGTGGAGCACGTCGAGGCGGTCGGCGGCGACCTGGAGGTGTTCGACGCCGTCGCCGAGGGGGAGAACGTCGCCCCCGTCGGCGAGGACGTGAGCGCGGGCCGGACGCTGTACGAACCGGGCCACCGCCTCCGGCCATCGGACCTGGGCATGCTGAAGTCCGTCGGCGTCGACGAGGTGGCGGTCTACGACCGCCCGTCGGTCGGCGTGATCCCGACGGGCGAGGAACTCGTCCAGCGCGACCCCGACCCCGGCGAGGTGATAGAGACGAACGGGCTGACCGTCTCGCGCTACGTCGAGCGCTGGGGCGGCCGGGCCGAGTACCGCGACGTCGTCACCGACGACCGGGCGGCGCTGCGGGCGGCGGTCCAGCGCGACCTGACGAAGGACGTCGTCGTGACGACCGGCGGCTCCTCCGTCGGCGAGCGCGACCTCATCCCCGAGGTGGTCGCCGACCTCGGCGAGGTGCTTGTCCACGGCGTCGCGCTGAAGCCGGGCCACCCCGTCGCGTTCGGCGTCGTCGAGGACACGCCCGTGCTGATGCTGCCGGGCTACCCCGTCGCCTGCATCGTCAACGCCGTGCAGTTCCTCCGCCCCGCGCTGAAGCGCGCCGGCCGGCTTCCCCTGCATGACCACCCGACCGTCGAGGCGCGGCTGGACCGGAAGATACCGAGCGAGCCGGGCACCCGGACGTTCGCCCGCGTGTCGCTGGAGGAGCGCGACGGCGAGCGCGTCGCCGTCCCGACCCGCGCGAGCGGCTCCGGCGTCCTGTCGAGCGTCGCGCTGGCCGACGGCTGGGTCGAGATAGCGGACGGCCGCGAGGGCGTCGCCGCGGGCGAGACGGTCGCGGTACAGGACTGGGAGTGGTCGGCGTAA
- a CDS encoding phosphate signaling complex PhoU family protein, with protein METRKVQVTGGSTYTVSLPKSWATENGVSAGSEVEFYPEEDSLLLTPRSEDERTEGALDVSDLAGEKLTRAVMTMYVSGFDIIALEASRITTDQRRAIREAVQGLVGVEVLEETSERVVLQDLLDSSELSIENAVTRMRLISRSMLDDAVTALVENDDDLARDVIERDDDVDRLWFVVSRIFRATLRSPRAAKELGLPRETCFDYHSCARQLERIADHAAKMAHLALQLDTVPEDVAEALAAAHEDSAAVIDKAMDALLTTENEGSTTLANDARESILTIDDHTRDLRELLRDLDPAEAQLLGLVADSLSRSADYGGNIAETALQKAAPRP; from the coding sequence ATGGAGACCCGCAAGGTGCAGGTGACGGGCGGATCGACGTACACCGTCTCGCTTCCGAAGTCCTGGGCGACCGAGAACGGGGTCAGCGCCGGCAGCGAAGTCGAGTTCTACCCGGAGGAGGACTCGCTGCTGTTGACCCCTCGGAGCGAGGACGAGCGGACCGAGGGGGCGCTCGACGTCTCCGACCTGGCGGGCGAGAAGCTGACGCGTGCGGTGATGACGATGTACGTCAGCGGGTTCGACATCATCGCGCTGGAGGCGAGCCGGATCACGACCGACCAGCGGCGGGCGATCCGCGAGGCCGTCCAGGGGCTGGTCGGCGTCGAGGTGCTGGAGGAGACCAGCGAGCGGGTCGTCCTGCAGGACCTGCTCGACTCCTCGGAGCTGTCGATCGAGAACGCGGTGACGCGGATGCGGCTCATCTCGCGGTCGATGCTCGACGACGCCGTCACCGCCCTGGTCGAGAACGACGACGACCTCGCGCGGGACGTGATAGAGCGCGACGACGACGTCGACCGCCTCTGGTTCGTCGTCTCCCGGATCTTCCGTGCGACGCTGCGCTCCCCGCGGGCCGCCAAGGAACTGGGGCTGCCCCGGGAGACGTGTTTCGACTACCACTCCTGTGCGCGCCAGCTGGAGCGGATCGCCGACCACGCCGCGAAGATGGCCCACCTCGCGCTCCAGCTCGACACGGTGCCCGAGGACGTCGCCGAGGCGCTGGCGGCGGCCCACGAGGACTCGGCGGCCGTGATCGACAAGGCAATGGACGCCCTGCTGACGACCGAAAACGAGGGGTCGACGACGCTGGCGAACGACGCCCGCGAGTCGATCCTGACGATAGACGACCACACCCGCGACCTGCGGGAACTGCTGCGGGACTTGGACCCCGCGGAGGCCCAGCTGCTCGGGCTGGTCGCCGACTCGCTGTCGCGGAGCGCCGACTACGGCGGCAACATCGCCGAGACGGCGCTCCAGAAGGCCGCGCCGCGGCCCTGA
- a CDS encoding PstS family phosphate ABC transporter substrate-binding protein — protein sequence MMSEDTPRRPPRVSRRRILAAAGAAGAAGLTGCARVMGGEDRQVNIAGSSTVFPIAEAVASDYTQQNPTVNVAISKTGSGGGFSNFFCPGMTDLNNASRPIAEEEQAQCADNGVEPIEFVVGTDALTVVVNPEADWVDCVTVDELRQIWMADGAQQWSDVRDDWPDEPFDLFGAATVSGTFDYFKETVIGEEGTHRNDYSATEKDRTIVRGVQGSKYAMGYFGFAYYSENPNSIKALAIDNGDGCVEPSLQNAKEGRYQPLSRPLFTYVAKESLTDPAVRDFVRFYLEKAATDLVSEVGYVPITEDQLQENLDKLDAAIAEVDG from the coding sequence ATGATGTCGGAAGACACGCCACGCCGACCGCCACGGGTCTCTAGGCGGCGGATCTTGGCCGCGGCGGGTGCGGCGGGCGCGGCCGGCTTGACAGGGTGTGCCCGGGTCATGGGCGGGGAGGACAGGCAGGTGAACATCGCGGGCAGCAGCACGGTGTTTCCGATCGCGGAGGCGGTCGCCTCCGACTACACGCAGCAAAACCCCACGGTGAACGTCGCGATCAGCAAGACCGGCAGCGGCGGCGGCTTCTCCAACTTCTTCTGTCCGGGGATGACGGACCTCAACAACGCGAGTCGCCCCATCGCCGAGGAGGAGCAGGCCCAGTGTGCCGACAACGGCGTCGAGCCGATCGAGTTCGTCGTCGGGACCGACGCGCTCACCGTCGTCGTCAACCCGGAGGCCGACTGGGTCGACTGCGTGACCGTCGACGAACTCCGCCAGATCTGGATGGCCGACGGGGCCCAGCAGTGGAGCGACGTCCGGGACGACTGGCCGGACGAGCCGTTCGACCTGTTCGGGGCCGCGACTGTCAGCGGCACGTTCGACTACTTCAAGGAGACGGTCATCGGCGAGGAGGGGACCCACCGGAACGACTACTCGGCGACCGAGAAGGACCGCACCATCGTCCGCGGCGTCCAGGGGTCGAAGTACGCGATGGGCTACTTCGGGTTCGCCTACTACAGCGAGAACCCGAACTCGATCAAGGCCCTCGCCATCGACAACGGCGACGGCTGCGTCGAACCGTCGCTGCAAAACGCCAAGGAGGGCCGCTACCAGCCCCTCTCCCGGCCGCTTTTCACCTACGTCGCCAAGGAGTCGCTGACCGACCCCGCCGTGCGCGACTTCGTCCGGTTCTACCTGGAGAAGGCGGCGACCGACCTCGTCTCGGAGGTCGGCTACGTGCCCATCACCGAGGACCAACTCCAGGAGAACCTGGACAAACTCGACGCCGCCATCGCGGAGGTGGACGGATGA